One genomic segment of Lysobacter sp. 5GHs7-4 includes these proteins:
- a CDS encoding rRNA pseudouridine synthase, which yields MSEPQRLDKCVAESTGCSRAQAQQYIEGGWVRVDGQTVEEPQTPITNQRVELDPEARLEPAEPATMLLHKPAGVEFKDAPALALAAAHAEGDLSGVRMLKRHFQHLTPLMPIDAEASGLMVLSQDGRVWRRLTEDYAQIEQEFVVEVAGELGPYGLKRLAHGLEYRGRPLAPCKVSWQNETRLRFAIKNVMGGQLRHMCAQVGLELVSSRRLRIGRIPLSKMPVGEWRYLPVGERF from the coding sequence ATGTCCGAGCCCCAACGCCTAGATAAATGCGTCGCAGAATCGACGGGCTGTTCGCGCGCGCAAGCCCAGCAGTACATCGAGGGCGGTTGGGTGCGGGTCGACGGCCAGACGGTCGAGGAGCCGCAGACGCCGATCACGAATCAGCGCGTCGAGCTGGACCCGGAGGCGCGCCTGGAGCCGGCCGAGCCGGCGACGATGCTGCTGCACAAGCCGGCCGGCGTGGAGTTCAAGGACGCGCCCGCGCTGGCGCTGGCCGCGGCGCACGCCGAAGGCGATCTGTCCGGCGTGCGCATGCTCAAGCGCCATTTCCAGCATCTGACGCCGTTGATGCCGATCGACGCCGAGGCCTCCGGCCTGATGGTGCTCAGCCAGGACGGCCGGGTCTGGCGCCGCCTGACCGAGGATTACGCGCAGATCGAGCAGGAGTTCGTGGTGGAAGTCGCCGGCGAACTCGGGCCTTACGGCCTCAAGCGCCTCGCGCACGGCTTGGAGTACCGCGGCCGGCCGCTGGCGCCGTGCAAGGTCAGCTGGCAGAACGAAACCCGGCTGCGCTTCGCGATCAAGAACGTGATGGGCGGGCAGCTGCGGCACATGTGCGCGCAGGTCGGGTTGGAACTCGTGTCCAGCCGGCGCCTGCGCATCGGCCGCATCCCGCTGAGCAAGATGCCGGTGGGCGAGTGGCGCTACCTGCCGGTCGGCGAACGCTTCTGA
- a CDS encoding DUF502 domain-containing protein: MRMSNLQRLFLTGLLTLLPIWLTWVVVKFVFVLLSDTSRPLIDPLLANLAATNPQALGWLTERWFATALALAATLGVILLSGVMARRVFGQTLLRGFESLIKRIPLASTIYSSARQLLDILQTKPDGTQRVVLIDFPHTEMKSIGFVTRVLKEQGTGRELAAVYVPTTPNPTSGYLEIVPVEKITPTDWSVDQAMSFIISGGAVSPETIPFSVPVVNDTQPAN, from the coding sequence ATGCGCATGTCCAACCTGCAACGCCTGTTCCTCACCGGTCTGCTGACCCTGCTGCCGATCTGGCTGACCTGGGTCGTGGTCAAGTTCGTCTTCGTGCTGCTGTCCGACACCAGCCGGCCGCTGATCGACCCGCTGCTGGCCAACCTGGCCGCGACCAATCCGCAGGCGCTGGGCTGGCTGACCGAGCGCTGGTTCGCCACCGCGCTGGCGCTGGCCGCGACGCTGGGCGTGATCCTGTTGTCGGGCGTGATGGCGCGGCGCGTGTTCGGCCAGACCTTGCTGCGCGGCTTCGAATCGCTGATCAAGCGCATCCCGCTGGCCAGCACCATCTACTCCAGCGCGCGGCAGTTGCTCGACATCCTGCAGACCAAGCCCGACGGCACCCAGCGCGTGGTCCTGATCGACTTCCCGCACACCGAGATGAAGTCGATCGGCTTCGTCACCCGCGTGCTCAAGGAACAGGGCACGGGCCGCGAACTGGCGGCGGTGTACGTGCCGACCACGCCCAACCCGACCTCGGGCTATCTGGAAATCGTGCCGGTGGAGAAGATCACGCCCACCGACTGGAGCGTCGATCAGGCGATGAGCTTCATCATCTCCGGCGGCGCGGTATCGCCCGAGACGATTCCCTTCTCCGTTCCCGTCGTCAACGACACCCAGCCCGCGAACTGA
- a CDS encoding FecR domain-containing protein — protein sequence MFAIAVQPHHARRWRRLGQRFATLLIALALSATASAQEWTYRVRPGDNLWELSARHLRADVDWRRLQRLNQVADPHRLPPGTLLRFPVSWLRIEPAKARLVALRGAVRAQVSSRASVLAASEGLRLGIGGWLETGPGASATLEFADGSRLMLTDNSRIVFDRLSAYGQTGMVDTRMRLQRGRATNRVIPARGPASRYIIETPSATSSVRGTRFRVSAGDAQAPGATEVLEGKVQVGGAQGADVLVRPGYGSVAAAGAATSAPTRLLPAPTLDDAHSQLLSLPIGLSWSAQPEAVAYRVEVVRDDAPDVLLYETVTADTRVRIADLPPGRHRLQLRAVADSGLGGEDAERIFEVSEHPLPPLTLQPRDGQTVHTPRPRFEWARTQDAAGTRFELADDPGFERPRVQAQIDGQRYRVADALPPGRYYWRVASRDGDGRSGPYGDALPFEVSDAPVDPGLQAPQTAQGQLTLRWKDAAPGQRFRVQLARRADFAKPLIDREVEQPQLSLDRPRGGRWYVRVQTIDDDGYAAPFGPTQEIRLPCRLCYAGGAAAALLLLAL from the coding sequence ATGTTCGCCATTGCAGTGCAGCCCCACCATGCCAGGCGCTGGCGCCGGCTGGGCCAACGCTTCGCCACCCTCCTGATCGCGCTCGCACTGTCCGCCACGGCCTCGGCCCAGGAATGGACGTATCGCGTGCGGCCGGGCGACAACCTGTGGGAACTCAGTGCGCGCCATCTGCGCGCCGACGTCGACTGGCGGCGCTTGCAGCGGCTCAACCAGGTCGCCGATCCGCACCGTCTCCCGCCCGGCACCCTGCTGCGCTTCCCGGTGTCGTGGCTGCGCATCGAGCCGGCCAAGGCGCGCCTGGTCGCGCTGCGCGGCGCCGTGCGCGCGCAGGTGTCCTCGCGCGCGAGCGTGCTGGCCGCCAGCGAGGGCCTGCGCCTGGGCATCGGCGGCTGGCTGGAGACCGGGCCGGGCGCCAGCGCCACGCTCGAATTCGCCGACGGTTCGCGCCTGATGCTGACCGACAACAGCCGCATCGTGTTCGACCGCCTCAGCGCCTACGGCCAGACCGGCATGGTCGACACGCGCATGCGCCTGCAGCGCGGGCGCGCCACCAACCGCGTGATTCCCGCGCGCGGCCCGGCCTCGCGCTACATCATCGAAACGCCGTCGGCGACCTCCAGCGTGCGTGGCACCCGCTTCCGCGTCAGCGCCGGCGATGCGCAGGCGCCCGGTGCCACCGAAGTGCTGGAAGGCAAGGTCCAGGTCGGCGGCGCGCAAGGTGCCGACGTGCTGGTGCGCCCGGGCTACGGCTCCGTCGCCGCCGCCGGCGCGGCGACGTCCGCGCCGACCCGTCTGCTGCCGGCGCCCACGCTGGACGACGCCCACAGCCAGTTGCTTTCGCTGCCGATCGGCCTGAGCTGGAGCGCCCAGCCCGAAGCGGTCGCCTACCGCGTCGAGGTGGTGCGCGACGACGCGCCCGACGTGCTGCTGTACGAAACCGTCACCGCCGATACCCGCGTGCGCATCGCCGATCTGCCGCCCGGCCGTCACCGGCTGCAACTGCGCGCGGTCGCGGACAGCGGCCTGGGCGGCGAGGATGCCGAGCGCATCTTCGAGGTCAGCGAACACCCGCTGCCGCCGCTGACCCTGCAACCGCGCGACGGCCAGACCGTGCACACGCCGCGTCCGCGCTTCGAATGGGCGCGCACGCAGGACGCCGCCGGCACCCGCTTCGAACTCGCCGACGATCCCGGCTTCGAACGCCCGCGCGTGCAGGCCCAGATCGACGGCCAGCGCTACCGCGTGGCCGACGCCCTGCCCCCGGGCCGCTACTACTGGCGCGTGGCGTCGCGCGACGGCGACGGCCGCAGCGGCCCCTACGGCGATGCGCTGCCGTTCGAGGTCAGCGACGCGCCGGTGGATCCGGGCCTGCAAGCGCCGCAGACCGCGCAAGGGCAACTGACCCTGCGCTGGAAGGACGCCGCGCCCGGGCAGCGCTTCCGCGTGCAGCTCGCGCGCCGCGCCGATTTCGCCAAACCGCTGATCGACCGCGAAGTCGAGCAACCGCAGCTCAGCCTGGACCGTCCGCGCGGCGGCCGCTGGTACGTGCGCGTGCAGACCATCGACGACGACGGCTACGCCGCGCCGTTCGGCCCCACCCAGGAAATCCGTCTGCCTTGCCGGCTGTGCTATGCCGGTGGCGCGGCGGCGGCGTTGCTGCTGCTGGCCTTATGA
- a CDS encoding BLUF domain-containing protein → MTNLVAIAYRSIAARPLSAFELDALLVDARVFNAAVGVTGVLFHHDGRFFQYIEGEAAGMNQVYERIRGARAHQELVELLRGPVSQRQFERWHMGFCQAPESTLQELSNAAWIEAMPITRVSDKASEGVGLALYHWSKWLAEQPGGVSVSG, encoded by the coding sequence ATGACCAATCTCGTCGCCATCGCCTATCGCAGCATCGCGGCGCGGCCGCTATCGGCTTTCGAGCTGGACGCCCTGCTGGTGGACGCGCGCGTGTTCAACGCCGCGGTGGGCGTGACCGGCGTGCTGTTCCATCACGACGGGCGCTTCTTCCAGTACATCGAAGGCGAGGCGGCCGGCATGAATCAGGTCTACGAGCGCATCCGCGGCGCGCGTGCGCATCAGGAGCTGGTCGAACTCTTGCGCGGTCCCGTGAGCCAGCGTCAATTCGAGCGTTGGCACATGGGCTTCTGCCAGGCGCCGGAGAGCACCTTGCAGGAACTGTCGAACGCGGCCTGGATCGAGGCCATGCCGATCACCCGCGTCAGCGACAAGGCGTCCGAGGGCGTCGGCCTGGCGCTGTACCACTGGAGCAAGTGGCTGGCGGAGCAGCCGGGCGGCGTTTCGGTCTCGGGCTAG
- a CDS encoding PA4780 family RIO1-like protein kinase, translating to MKTPAGLQALIDDGVIDEVMRPLKSGKEAAVYVVRSGNEVRCAKVYKDMAQRSFQQRVQYQEGRKVRGSREARAIGKASKYGRKQQEIAWKNTEVDALYQLREAGVRVPEPYGYFHGVLVMELVTDADGHSAPRLGEVELAPDQARGFHRFLVRQVVKMLSVGLIHGDLSEYNVLVAPDGPVIIDFPQVVSAAGNNAARQMLLRDVNNLTASLGAWAPDLLDTWYAEEMWALFEAGDLHPDSELTGIFVHDESTVDLGSVRDAINDAREEALIRQQGREAAAAEE from the coding sequence ATGAAGACTCCCGCGGGACTACAGGCGCTGATCGACGACGGCGTGATCGACGAAGTGATGCGTCCGCTGAAAAGCGGCAAGGAAGCGGCGGTGTACGTGGTCCGTTCCGGCAACGAGGTGCGTTGCGCCAAGGTCTACAAGGACATGGCCCAGCGCAGCTTCCAGCAGCGCGTGCAGTACCAGGAGGGCCGCAAGGTGCGCGGCAGCCGCGAGGCGCGCGCGATCGGCAAGGCCAGCAAGTACGGGCGTAAGCAGCAGGAAATCGCCTGGAAGAACACCGAGGTCGACGCGCTGTACCAACTGCGCGAAGCCGGCGTGCGCGTGCCCGAACCCTACGGCTACTTCCACGGCGTGCTGGTGATGGAGCTGGTGACCGACGCCGACGGCCACTCCGCGCCGCGCCTGGGCGAGGTCGAGCTGGCGCCCGATCAGGCGCGCGGCTTCCACCGCTTCCTGGTCCGCCAGGTGGTGAAGATGCTCAGCGTCGGCCTGATCCACGGCGATCTGTCCGAATACAACGTGCTGGTCGCGCCCGACGGCCCGGTCATCATCGACTTCCCGCAAGTCGTCAGCGCCGCCGGCAACAACGCCGCGCGCCAGATGCTGCTGCGCGACGTCAACAACCTCACCGCCAGCCTCGGCGCCTGGGCGCCGGACCTGCTGGATACCTGGTACGCCGAGGAAATGTGGGCCCTGTTCGAAGCCGGCGACCTGCACCCCGACAGCGAACTCACCGGCATATTCGTGCACGACGAATCGACGGTGGACCTGGGCAGCGTGCGCGATGCGATCAACGATGCGCGCGAGGAAGCGCTGATCCGTCAGCAGGGGCGCGAGGCGGCGGCAGCGGAAGAATGA
- a CDS encoding CHASE2 domain-containing protein — MNLRAPSWPLRLMVALAAAGLAALISVSGASWWLDDAFYDQHLATWTYPPDDDVIVVAVDDQSLAELGQWPWPRDLHAQLLDRLGQAGVRGVALDLVFAEPDRSGESHDRRLAEALRRNGRVALPVIAAAPSQNGPPVEVLPTPVLASAATTLGHTDIELDAEGAARGMYLRAGLGEARWSALALATIALDPAYARLPLPGLRRPTGLGGSPYQWTRDHYVRIRYAGPPGSFAQVSYADVISGRVPAELLRGRWVVVGVTAAGLAPPFLTPMSDELRMPGAEYQANVLEMLLHGRAIVPLAPRWQAALTGVMVLAVTLCVLIPGFPRPLLLTSAAAIATLAASIALLRLGNVWFAPATAVVAIALSYLAWTVVHLRHWRRQAHLDTLTRLANRRRFDVVLERELASARRTRAPLTLALVDVDHFKAYNDGEGHRAGDKVLRQVAHLIAAHARRPRDLAARFGGDEFAIVLPDTSADGAALVAEALLADMRALNLRHGEALGGAKVSISIGVHTCVPGIHTRERTLFDAADAALYRAKENGRDGYAATRAVDAE, encoded by the coding sequence ATGAACCTGCGCGCGCCGTCGTGGCCGCTGCGCCTGATGGTGGCCCTGGCCGCCGCCGGCCTGGCGGCGCTGATCAGCGTCAGCGGCGCGTCCTGGTGGCTGGACGACGCGTTCTACGACCAGCATCTGGCGACGTGGACCTACCCGCCCGACGACGACGTCATCGTGGTCGCCGTCGACGACCAGAGCCTGGCCGAACTCGGCCAGTGGCCCTGGCCGCGCGATCTGCATGCGCAGCTGCTCGACCGTTTGGGCCAAGCCGGCGTGCGCGGCGTGGCGCTGGACCTGGTGTTCGCCGAACCCGACCGCAGCGGCGAATCGCACGATCGGCGGCTCGCCGAGGCCCTGCGCCGCAACGGCCGCGTCGCCCTGCCGGTGATCGCCGCCGCGCCCAGCCAGAACGGACCGCCGGTGGAAGTGCTGCCGACGCCGGTGCTGGCCTCGGCCGCGACCACGCTGGGACACACCGATATCGAACTCGACGCCGAAGGCGCCGCGCGCGGCATGTACTTGCGCGCCGGTCTGGGCGAAGCGCGCTGGTCCGCGCTGGCCCTGGCCACGATCGCACTGGACCCGGCGTACGCGCGCCTGCCGCTGCCGGGCCTGCGCCGTCCCACCGGCTTGGGCGGCTCGCCCTACCAATGGACGCGCGATCACTACGTGCGCATCCGTTACGCCGGCCCGCCCGGCAGCTTCGCCCAGGTCTCCTACGCCGACGTGATCTCCGGCCGCGTGCCGGCCGAACTGCTGCGCGGGCGCTGGGTGGTGGTCGGCGTCACAGCGGCCGGACTGGCGCCGCCGTTCCTGACGCCGATGTCCGACGAACTGCGCATGCCCGGCGCCGAGTACCAGGCCAACGTGCTGGAGATGCTGCTGCACGGCCGCGCGATCGTGCCCTTGGCGCCGCGCTGGCAGGCCGCGCTGACCGGCGTGATGGTGCTGGCGGTGACGCTGTGCGTGTTGATCCCCGGGTTTCCGCGCCCGCTGTTGCTGACCTCGGCCGCCGCGATCGCCACGCTCGCCGCCAGCATCGCCCTGCTGCGCCTGGGCAACGTGTGGTTCGCGCCGGCCACCGCGGTGGTCGCGATCGCGCTGTCGTACCTGGCCTGGACCGTCGTCCATCTGCGTCACTGGCGTCGTCAGGCGCACCTGGACACGCTGACCCGGCTGGCCAACCGCCGCCGCTTCGACGTTGTGCTGGAACGCGAGCTCGCCAGTGCGCGCCGCACGCGCGCGCCGCTCACCCTGGCCCTGGTCGACGTCGATCACTTCAAGGCCTACAACGACGGCGAGGGCCACCGCGCCGGCGACAAGGTGCTGCGCCAGGTCGCCCACCTGATCGCCGCGCACGCGCGCCGTCCGCGCGATCTGGCCGCGCGCTTCGGCGGCGACGAATTCGCCATCGTCCTGCCCGACACCTCCGCCGACGGCGCGGCGCTGGTGGCCGAGGCCCTGCTCGCCGACATGCGCGCGCTCAACCTGCGCCACGGCGAGGCCCTGGGCGGCGCCAAGGTCAGCATCAGCATCGGCGTGCACACCTGCGTCCCCGGCATTCATACGCGCGAGCGCACCTTGTTCGATGCCGCCGACGCGGCGCTTTACCGCGCCAAGGAAAACGGCCGCGACGGCTACGCGGCGACGCGCGCGGTGGATGCCGAATAA
- a CDS encoding DUF885 family protein, with translation MTLRPLALALALTVAAATAAPGYAAEAPKAAVADTAKAAKLTALYAQYWEEVLKLNPVQATFQGDNRYNDQLPDFGTAQYRKESHDFTVRWLKTVQDIGPAGLQGQDLLSYETFVRDSKSSLDSEQFPDWMMPINQMGSMASFAVQMGSGTGPQPFKTVQDYDNWLARGNKLPVLFDTAIDNMRQGMKAGVVQPKALMIKVIPQLDALIKDKPEETLFWGPITSLPKEFSDADKQRLTAAYREMIAVRLMPAYKKLRTFINDEYLPATRDSVGIDKLPNGQAWYAFNARQRTTTDLSPAQIHQIGLDEVARIHGEIRKVMTQVGFKGSLQDFFKFMQNDPRFGFKSEDALLAHYRALEAKINQKIPQQFSLVPKAPFEIRAVEPFRAQSAAGGEYRSPSEDGSRPGVFYVNTYDLPTRKTWDAEDLYLHEAIPGHHFQLALQQELTGIPAFRRFGGETAFIEGWGLYAESLGKDLGVYTDPYNYFGYLQNELWRAIRLVTDTGLHSKGWTREQVIKYMLDNSAESETQSTAEAERYIAWPGQALAYKIGELKIQELRRKAEKELGTKFDVREFHAEVLKDGSVALDVLEQKIDRWIASKKG, from the coding sequence ATGACCTTGCGTCCGCTCGCTCTCGCACTCGCCCTGACGGTCGCCGCCGCGACCGCCGCCCCCGGCTACGCCGCCGAAGCGCCCAAGGCCGCCGTCGCCGACACCGCCAAGGCCGCCAAGCTCACCGCCCTGTACGCGCAGTACTGGGAAGAAGTGCTCAAGCTCAACCCGGTCCAGGCCACGTTCCAGGGCGACAACCGCTACAACGACCAGCTGCCCGACTTCGGCACCGCGCAATACCGCAAGGAATCGCACGACTTCACCGTGCGCTGGCTCAAGACCGTGCAGGACATCGGCCCGGCCGGCCTGCAGGGCCAGGATCTGCTGAGCTACGAAACCTTCGTGCGCGACTCCAAGAGCTCGCTGGATTCCGAGCAGTTCCCCGACTGGATGATGCCGATCAACCAGATGGGCTCCATGGCCAGCTTCGCCGTGCAGATGGGCTCGGGCACCGGCCCGCAGCCGTTCAAGACCGTCCAGGACTACGACAACTGGCTGGCGCGCGGCAACAAGCTGCCGGTGCTGTTCGACACCGCCATCGACAACATGCGCCAGGGCATGAAGGCCGGCGTGGTGCAGCCCAAGGCGCTGATGATCAAGGTCATCCCGCAGTTGGACGCGCTGATCAAGGATAAGCCGGAAGAGACGCTGTTCTGGGGTCCGATCACCAGCCTGCCCAAGGAGTTCTCCGACGCCGACAAGCAGCGCCTGACCGCGGCCTACCGCGAGATGATCGCCGTGCGCCTGATGCCGGCCTACAAGAAGCTGCGCACCTTCATCAACGACGAGTACCTGCCCGCCACCCGCGACAGCGTCGGCATCGACAAGCTACCCAACGGTCAGGCCTGGTATGCGTTCAACGCGCGCCAGCGCACCACCACCGACCTCAGCCCGGCGCAGATCCATCAGATCGGCCTGGACGAAGTCGCGCGCATCCACGGCGAAATCCGCAAGGTGATGACGCAGGTCGGCTTCAAGGGTTCGCTGCAGGACTTCTTCAAGTTCATGCAGAACGATCCGCGCTTCGGCTTCAAGAGCGAGGACGCGCTGCTGGCGCACTACCGCGCGCTGGAAGCCAAGATCAACCAGAAGATCCCGCAGCAGTTCTCGCTGGTGCCCAAGGCGCCGTTCGAGATCCGCGCGGTCGAGCCTTTCCGCGCCCAGTCCGCGGCCGGCGGCGAATACCGCAGCCCCAGCGAGGACGGCAGCCGTCCGGGCGTGTTCTACGTCAACACCTACGACCTGCCCACGCGCAAGACCTGGGACGCCGAGGACCTGTACCTGCACGAGGCGATTCCGGGCCACCACTTCCAGCTCGCGTTGCAGCAGGAGCTGACCGGTATTCCGGCGTTCCGCCGCTTCGGTGGCGAAACCGCCTTCATCGAAGGCTGGGGCCTGTATGCCGAATCGCTGGGTAAGGATCTGGGCGTGTACACCGATCCCTACAACTACTTCGGCTACCTGCAGAACGAGCTGTGGCGCGCGATCCGTCTGGTCACCGACACCGGCCTGCACAGCAAGGGCTGGACCCGCGAGCAGGTGATCAAGTACATGCTCGACAACTCCGCCGAAAGCGAAACCCAGTCCACCGCCGAGGCCGAGCGCTACATCGCCTGGCCGGGTCAGGCGCTGGCGTACAAGATCGGCGAGCTGAAGATCCAGGAACTGCGCCGCAAGGCCGAAAAGGAACTGGGCACGAAGTTCGACGTGCGCGAGTTCCACGCCGAAGTGCTGAAGGACGGCTCGGTGGCGCTGGACGTGCTGGAGCAGAAGATCGACCGCTGGATCGCCAGCAAGAAGGGCTGA
- a CDS encoding PQQ-dependent sugar dehydrogenase yields MTLHGRTPASLFRRIALALFAAALTLPAAATESVALLPQTIKLDDGRSFKLTLPANLEVVPVAQGYKRIRFFARSPDGRIFLTDMRDLSDNRKGRVLILDGWDEKKAKFARITPYLTDQRNPNNLAFYTDKQGQQWLYLALTDKLVRYRYRAGDLAPSSPPQTLATYPDYGLSYKYGGWHLTRTVAFANNGKMYVSVGSSCNACIEKEPVRATVMEYNPDGSGARVYARGLRNAVGLIAHDDRLIATNQGSDHLGLDKPDETFFKLTDGADYGWPHCYHSRGKVYADPKFPRPAGCAKVPRPFGWFPAHASALGVDWFPAGDAILSGQYVVALHGSTNAKIGHGYKLVRVNADGSNGGDLITGFLDGGKVNGRPCGVLRMGRDAFLFTDDKYGVIYYVRPKR; encoded by the coding sequence ATGACCCTGCACGGACGCACGCCCGCTTCGCTGTTTCGCCGCATCGCCCTGGCGCTGTTCGCCGCGGCTTTGACCCTGCCCGCCGCCGCGACCGAATCGGTCGCGCTGCTGCCGCAGACGATCAAGCTCGACGACGGCCGCAGCTTCAAGCTCACCCTGCCGGCCAATCTCGAAGTCGTGCCGGTGGCGCAGGGCTACAAGCGCATCCGCTTCTTCGCACGCAGCCCCGACGGCCGCATCTTCCTCACCGACATGCGCGATCTCAGCGACAATCGCAAAGGCCGTGTGCTGATCCTGGACGGCTGGGACGAGAAGAAGGCCAAATTCGCGCGCATCACGCCCTACCTGACCGACCAGCGCAATCCCAACAACCTCGCCTTCTACACCGACAAGCAGGGCCAGCAGTGGCTGTACCTGGCGCTGACCGACAAGCTGGTGCGCTACCGCTACCGCGCCGGCGACCTCGCGCCCAGCTCGCCGCCGCAGACGCTGGCGACCTACCCGGACTACGGCCTGAGCTACAAGTACGGCGGCTGGCACCTGACCCGCACGGTCGCGTTCGCCAACAACGGCAAGATGTACGTGTCCGTCGGCAGCAGCTGCAACGCCTGCATCGAGAAGGAGCCGGTGCGCGCGACGGTGATGGAATACAACCCCGATGGCAGCGGCGCGCGCGTGTACGCGCGCGGCCTGCGCAACGCGGTCGGCCTGATCGCCCATGACGACCGATTGATCGCGACCAACCAGGGTTCCGATCACCTGGGCCTGGACAAGCCCGACGAGACCTTCTTCAAACTCACCGACGGCGCCGACTACGGCTGGCCGCACTGCTACCACAGCCGCGGCAAGGTCTACGCCGATCCGAAGTTCCCGCGTCCGGCCGGCTGCGCCAAGGTGCCGCGCCCGTTCGGCTGGTTCCCCGCGCATGCCTCGGCCTTGGGCGTGGACTGGTTCCCGGCCGGCGACGCCATCCTGTCCGGCCAATACGTGGTCGCCCTGCACGGTTCGACCAACGCCAAGATCGGCCACGGCTACAAGCTGGTGCGCGTCAACGCCGACGGCAGCAACGGCGGCGACCTGATCACCGGTTTCCTCGACGGCGGCAAGGTCAACGGACGGCCCTGCGGCGTGCTGCGCATGGGCCGCGACGCGTTCCTGTTCACCGACGACAAGTACGGCGTCATCTACTACGTGAGACCGAAACGATGA
- a CDS encoding queuosine precursor transporter yields MTTAPAGIITKTLEDRALRLFIVLSAFFCVNAVLAEFIGVKIFALEDTLGIAPLQWNLFGQSGSLSFTAGTLLWPVVFLMTDVINEFFGRRGVRTISWLAALLIVYGFVFAFAAISLAPAGWWVKAAESQGVADYQAAFAAVFGQGLWTIAGSLVAFMLGQLIDVAVFHRIRNATGEKHIWLRATGSTAVSQLVDSFVVLYIAFVLGPQQWPTSLFLAVSTVNYAYKMLAAIAMIPLIYLVRAAIVRYLGAARAQQLRDEAAG; encoded by the coding sequence ATGACCACCGCTCCGGCCGGCATCATCACCAAGACGCTGGAAGATCGCGCGCTGCGCTTGTTCATCGTCTTGTCGGCGTTCTTCTGCGTGAACGCCGTGCTGGCCGAGTTCATCGGGGTCAAGATCTTCGCGCTGGAGGACACGCTCGGCATCGCGCCGCTGCAGTGGAACCTGTTCGGCCAGAGCGGCTCGCTGAGCTTCACCGCCGGCACCTTGCTGTGGCCGGTGGTGTTCCTGATGACCGACGTCATCAACGAGTTCTTCGGTCGCCGCGGCGTGCGCACCATCTCCTGGCTGGCCGCGCTGCTGATCGTGTACGGCTTCGTGTTCGCGTTCGCGGCGATCTCGCTGGCGCCGGCGGGCTGGTGGGTGAAGGCCGCCGAATCGCAGGGCGTGGCCGATTACCAGGCGGCGTTCGCAGCGGTGTTCGGCCAGGGCCTGTGGACCATCGCCGGTTCGCTGGTGGCCTTCATGCTGGGCCAGCTGATCGACGTGGCGGTGTTCCACCGCATCCGCAACGCCACCGGCGAGAAGCACATCTGGCTGCGCGCGACCGGCTCCACCGCGGTGTCGCAGCTGGTGGACAGCTTCGTGGTGCTGTACATCGCCTTCGTGCTGGGGCCGCAGCAGTGGCCGACCTCGCTGTTCCTGGCGGTCAGCACGGTCAACTACGCCTACAAGATGCTGGCCGCGATCGCGATGATTCCGCTGATCTACCTGGTGCGCGCGGCGATCGTGCGCTATCTGGGCGCGGCGCGCGCGCAGCAGTTGCGGGATGAAGCGGCGGGGTGA